A stretch of the Deltaproteobacteria bacterium genome encodes the following:
- the thyX gene encoding FAD-dependent thymidylate synthase, which yields AADFGYVTPPTVASSPAMRKEYDRHVAACSALYGKMMKAGIPAEDARFILPNATETKILITMNARELHHFFALRTCRRAQWEIREMALRMLAIAKNEAPLLFDGAGPGCVRGRCPEGKMSCGKPAEVRREIAALGKGAGA from the coding sequence CGCCGCCGATTTCGGGTACGTGACGCCGCCGACGGTGGCGTCGTCTCCCGCGATGCGCAAGGAGTACGACCGGCACGTGGCCGCCTGCTCGGCGCTCTACGGGAAGATGATGAAGGCGGGGATCCCGGCGGAGGACGCGCGCTTCATCCTCCCCAACGCCACGGAGACCAAGATCCTCATCACGATGAACGCCCGGGAGCTCCACCACTTCTTCGCCCTGCGGACGTGCCGCCGGGCGCAGTGGGAGATCCGGGAGATGGCGCTCCGGATGCTCGCCATCGCGAAGAACGAGGCGCCGCTCCTGTTCGACGGCGCCGGGCCGGGGTGCGTCCGCGGACGGTGCCCGGAAGGGAAGATGTCGTGCGGGAAGCCCGCGGAGGTCCGCCGCGAGATCGCGGCCCTCGGGAAAGGGGCGGGGGCGTGA